AATCGTTCAGCTGCCATCTGCCGTGCTCGGCATTGATCCACAGCATTAGATACAGCCCCGCACCGATGGGGGCGATCCACGGCTCCACCTGCTTCAGCGTGATCTGCATGCGGCCACCCTAGGTGGCGGGCTGGTCGATCAGGCGGCGTGTTCGGCCGATTTCATTCAAAGGGATGAGAGCCGCTCACCGCTTTCGGGGCACGTACCTCGGGATGTAGCGACCCAGGATTCCTGCGCCGACCAGGCCGAGCACGCCCATCACGGCAGCGGCGACCGGCAGCGAGATCAGGGCGGTGATGCCGGCAATGAGCAGGGGAGCGGCGGCGCCACCGGTCTCGGTGGTTAACCGCCAGGCGCCGAGGAACGGGGCGGGGAATTCCGGCGGAGCCAGGTCGGCGCCGAGGGTCATGACGATGCCGCTGCCGATTCCGTTGGCCAGCGCCAGCACGATCGCCACGACCACGAACCAGATGCTGTTCGCCGACAGGTCGTGGGTGAAGGCGAGCACCAGGTGGCCGACGCCGAGGCCGATCATCGACGGCACCGCCGTCCAGGTGCGGCCAAAACGGTCCATGATCTGCCCGCCGGAATAGAACAGCGCGAAGTCCACCGCTCCCGCTATGCCGATGATGACCGCGGTGGTCGCCGGTTCGAGGCCGATGCTCACCGCCCACAGCGGCAGAATCACCTGCCGGCTCGCCCGCAGTCCTGCGATCAGTGCCGAACCGGAGCCGAGCTTGAACAGCACGCCGCGTCGCTGCCATATCGTGCGGAACACCCCATGACTCTCGGCGATCGCCTCTTCGGTGCCGCGGTGAACGATGGCGCTGCCAAAGGTCGACTCCGGGTCTGGCAGAAAGACCAGCATGAGTGCCGCCGCAACGCTCGCGATCAGGTGCAGCCAGAACGCCG
The Diaminobutyricimonas sp. LJ205 genome window above contains:
- a CDS encoding MFS transporter, whose protein sequence is MTADASSFRWRGVLLSALLPTLVFSIGEGAILPLIPIVAESLGAGLAGAGLVASLITVGALTGTIPGGWVVGRIGERASMIGAALLSAVGAVLAALAPNPVVLGLGVALVGVSAAVFGLARHAFMTSYVPMHFRARALSTLGGTFRLGFFIGPFLSAGLILLTGDSQSAFWLHLIASVAAALMLVFLPDPESTFGSAIVHRGTEEAIAESHGVFRTIWQRRGVLFKLGSGSALIAGLRASRQVILPLWAVSIGLEPATTAVIIGIAGAVDFALFYSGGQIMDRFGRTWTAVPSMIGLGVGHLVLAFTHDLSANSIWFVVVAIVLALANGIGSGIVMTLGADLAPPEFPAPFLGAWRLTTETGGAAAPLLIAGITALISLPVAAAVMGVLGLVGAGILGRYIPRYVPRKR